A window of the Pogona vitticeps strain Pit_001003342236 chromosome 4, PviZW2.1, whole genome shotgun sequence genome harbors these coding sequences:
- the LOC110072917 gene encoding uncharacterized protein LOC110072917 has product MKKEGRPLIDISKIHDQRKLEKFAHMLEENLPGLVEANTLERWVHFKNTVYNTALSTFGKKTKKMADWFEVHSEELMPAIEDKRRALAAYKVCPSEYNLQALRAARNQVQQAARRCSSDYWLQLCSQIQIAADTSNIKGMYDGIKQALGPIQKKSAPLKSAAGVIIQDRAQQIERWVQHYSELYFRENVVTEEALNNIECLPVLEELDSEPPLAEIKVALDSLTSGKAPGKDNIPADVVKCCKEIIKLYEIFCLCWREGGVPQDMKDTNIVTLYKNKGDRGDCSNYCGVSLLSVVGKLLAPVVLKRLQVLADRVYPESQCGF; this is encoded by the coding sequence atgaaaaaggaaggaagaccacttattgacatcagcaagattcaCGATCAAAGAAAATTGGAGAAATTTGCCCATATGCTTGAGGAAAACCTTCCAGGCCTAGTTGAAGCAAATACACTTGAACGATGGGTACATTTCAAGAatactgtttataacaccgccttgtccacatttggcaagaagacaaaaaagatggccgactggttcgaagtcCATTCAgaagagttgatgccagccatcgaggacaagaggagagctctagcagcatacaaggtctgtcctagtgagtacaacttgcaggctcttcgagctgctcgtaaccaagtccaacaggctgccaggagatgttccagtgattactggcttcagctctgctctcagatacagatagcagcagacacaagtaacatcaagggaatgtatgatggtatcaagcaggctttaggtccaatacagaaaaaatctgctcccttgaagtctgctgcaggtgtgatcatccaggaccgagcacagcagatagaacgctgggtgcagcactactctgagctatatttcagagagaatgtagtaaccgaagaggcattaaacaacattgagtgcctgcctgtcttggaagagttggacagcgaaccacctttagcagaaataaaagtggccttggattccctcacctcaggcaaggcacctgggaaggataacatccctgctgatgtggtgaaatgctgtaaagagatcatcaagctgtatgaaattttttgtctttgctggagggaaggtggagtaccacaggacatgaaggatacaaacattgtcacattgtataaaaacaaaggagacaggggcgattGCAGTAACTACTGTGGcgtctctcttctcagtgttgtagggaagctgcttgctcctgttgtgctgaagagactccaggtgcttgcagacagagtctatccagaatcacagtgtggattttga